A window from Mycolicibacterium tokaiense encodes these proteins:
- a CDS encoding primosomal protein N', with amino-acid sequence MLTVPHLDREFDYLVSEEQSDEAVPGARVRIRFSGRLVDGYLLERRFDTDHDGKLGWLDRVVSPEPVLTPDIRRLADAVAARYAGTRPDVLRLAIPPRHARVENETPSPAAKFEVQPPDPAAWSRYERGEGFLEALQHARAARAVWQALPGEHWTERFAEAAAATVRGGRGVLAVVPDQRDVDALHGAVAARCGPDTTVALAAGLGPAARYRRWLAALRGTARVVIGTRSAVFAPVADLGLVLMWDDGDDNLAEPRSPYPHAREVAMLRAHQSGCAAMIGGFARTAEAQALVRSGWAHDLVPTRTVVRAHAPRVVALDDSGFAEERDPAARSARLPSLALQAARSALAADRPVLIQVPRRGYIPSLACGRCRTIARCRHCTGPLSLTGPADRGTAVCRWCGRAETALRCARCGSDAVRATVFGARRTAEELGRAFPGVPVHTSSGESMLIAVEDSPALVVATPGAEPAAAQGFGAALLLDSWALLGRQDLRAAEDTLRRWMGAAALVRPHADGGTVVVVAESAIPTVQALIRWDAVGHAEAELDARAEVGLPPSAHMAALDGTAVAADALLAEAQLPAGAEVLGPVELPPGVRRPAGAADDAEVIRMLVRVSRGDGLALATALRRAIGVRSAQRDQEPVRVQVDPLHIG; translated from the coding sequence ATGCTGACGGTGCCCCACCTGGACCGCGAATTCGACTACCTGGTCTCCGAGGAGCAGTCCGACGAGGCGGTTCCCGGTGCGCGGGTGCGGATCCGGTTCAGCGGGCGGCTGGTCGACGGCTACCTGCTGGAGCGGCGTTTCGACACCGACCATGACGGCAAGCTGGGTTGGCTGGACCGGGTGGTCTCACCGGAGCCGGTGCTGACGCCCGACATTCGCCGGCTCGCCGACGCGGTGGCGGCGCGCTACGCCGGCACCCGCCCCGACGTGCTGCGGCTGGCCATCCCGCCGCGGCACGCCCGGGTGGAGAACGAAACACCCTCGCCGGCAGCGAAATTCGAGGTGCAGCCGCCGGATCCGGCGGCCTGGTCCCGGTATGAGCGCGGTGAGGGCTTCCTCGAGGCGCTGCAGCACGCCCGGGCCGCCCGCGCCGTCTGGCAGGCGCTGCCGGGCGAGCACTGGACCGAGCGCTTCGCCGAGGCCGCCGCGGCGACCGTGCGCGGCGGCCGCGGGGTGCTGGCGGTGGTGCCGGATCAGCGTGACGTCGACGCCCTGCACGGCGCGGTCGCGGCCCGCTGCGGACCGGACACCACGGTGGCGTTGGCCGCCGGACTGGGCCCGGCTGCCCGCTACCGGCGCTGGCTGGCTGCGCTGCGCGGCACGGCGCGGGTGGTGATCGGCACCCGCAGCGCGGTGTTCGCACCCGTGGCCGACCTGGGTCTGGTGCTCATGTGGGACGACGGTGACGACAACCTGGCCGAGCCCCGCTCGCCGTACCCGCACGCCAGGGAGGTGGCGATGCTGCGGGCACATCAGAGCGGGTGCGCGGCGATGATCGGCGGTTTCGCGCGCACCGCAGAAGCGCAGGCCCTGGTGCGCAGCGGATGGGCCCACGACCTGGTGCCCACCCGGACCGTGGTGCGGGCGCACGCCCCCAGGGTGGTGGCCCTGGACGACAGCGGTTTTGCCGAGGAACGCGACCCGGCCGCCCGCAGCGCCCGGCTGCCGTCGTTGGCCCTGCAGGCGGCCCGATCCGCTCTTGCCGCGGACCGTCCGGTGCTGATCCAGGTGCCGCGCCGCGGCTACATCCCGTCCCTGGCGTGCGGGCGGTGCCGGACCATCGCCCGCTGCAGGCACTGCACCGGGCCGCTGTCGCTCACCGGCCCCGCCGACCGGGGGACGGCGGTGTGCCGGTGGTGCGGCCGCGCCGAGACCGCCCTGCGGTGCGCACGGTGCGGCTCGGATGCCGTGCGCGCCACGGTGTTCGGAGCCCGGCGTACCGCCGAGGAACTGGGCCGGGCGTTCCCAGGTGTGCCGGTGCACACGTCATCGGGGGAGTCGATGCTCATCGCCGTCGAAGACTCCCCGGCGCTGGTGGTCGCCACGCCGGGCGCCGAACCCGCTGCGGCGCAGGGATTCGGCGCTGCCCTGCTGCTGGACAGCTGGGCGTTGCTCGGCCGTCAGGACCTCCGCGCCGCCGAGGACACGCTGCGCCGGTGGATGGGCGCCGCCGCGCTGGTACGCCCCCACGCCGACGGCGGCACCGTGGTGGTGGTCGCCGAATCGGCCATCCCCACCGTGCAGGCGCTGATCCGCTGGGATGCGGTGGGGCACGCCGAGGCCGAACTGGACGCGCGCGCCGAGGTGGGCCTGCCGCCGAGTGCGCACATGGCGGCTCTGGACGGCACCGCCGTCGCGGCCGATGCCCTGCTGGCCGAGGCGCAGCTGCCCGCCGGGGCCGAGGTGCTGGGGCCGGTGGAGCTACCGCCGGGGGTGCGCCGCCCGGCCGGGGCCGCCGACGACGCCGAGGTGATCCGGATGCTGGTCCGGGTGTCCCGCGGTGACGGGCTGGCGCTGGCCACCGCGCTGCGCCGCGCCATCGGGGTGCGCAGCGCCCAACGGGATCAGGAGCCGGTGCGGGTCCAGGTGGATCCGCTGCACATCGGCTGA
- a CDS encoding alpha/beta fold hydrolase, whose translation MTHRTIAMGCPLFMTCPAPVPPARPIEFPSVPAHFETTALTCPDRVALRTPTGDVTYGQLLAAVRQWARPLPARTAALVDAPMVAPTVAAIFGLFTAGTTVVTVDPATPPNRVDTIAAILADHDHHVVRIDPCRDDPAPVTTAAPALGPDDVTSIQFTSGSTGTPKAVRHTHGLWLADAQLLGDRFGLADGARVALCMPISFAGGLNVLIGSLLGGAEVIGIDPREHTGPEALRRISSSGAEIITCTPAFIDVLHTAARGTTLPRVRRIVVTGEAAHVRHIKLARELAPQAVFTNWAGSTETLAIASHDIAPTAPLPAGVVPVGVPAPHKSIAVDEDGAVTITSRHLGGGYLDPRAATAAFVRNPDATTTYAGGDVGRWDADGNLVLSGRADSTVKIRGYLVEPAEIETTLLSYPDVREAVVKPDPEQAGLIAYLAPSTTTRTPSVAELRTRLHRDLPPWMVPAHLVVLPALPRGDRGKIDRAALPQPTRPAYAAPRTHHESLVSRVWAEVLHVDRVGRTDSFYALGGDSMSVVQMIVALREAHAIVVAPTDLAAAPTVAEFAARITATGRPVSGLQPTTVALRPLSADTSPAPLFCFTGAGASALCFAPLAQRVGPGQAVYAFEPKGLQRHEIPDLSVRRAARRHLRDVRRVQPDGPYTLIGHSLGAHIALEVAHLLEAEGADVELVVMLDPWLSPKVAKDARAELPDATVTLGNADAAGGFALWWDRQKRVPLAGLLVGRYARRTLAVEEVGMMTGYAHRPTPWHGRAHLLLSHLNRDDHRLWRRILPGDLSLDVVDCDHHSIVREPHVGAVADVVAAARERPSAQPMCSGSTWTRTGS comes from the coding sequence GTGACGCACCGCACGATCGCGATGGGATGTCCCCTTTTCATGACCTGCCCGGCACCGGTACCGCCCGCGCGCCCGATCGAGTTCCCTTCGGTGCCCGCCCACTTCGAGACCACCGCACTGACCTGCCCGGACCGGGTCGCGCTACGCACGCCGACCGGTGACGTCACCTATGGGCAGTTGCTGGCCGCGGTGCGCCAGTGGGCGCGACCGCTGCCCGCCCGCACCGCCGCACTGGTGGACGCGCCCATGGTGGCACCGACGGTGGCGGCCATCTTCGGTCTGTTCACCGCCGGGACCACGGTGGTGACGGTGGATCCGGCCACCCCGCCGAACCGGGTCGACACGATCGCCGCCATCCTCGCCGACCACGATCACCATGTGGTGCGCATCGACCCCTGCCGCGACGACCCGGCACCCGTGACCACAGCCGCGCCGGCGCTCGGGCCCGACGACGTGACCAGCATCCAGTTCACCTCCGGCTCCACCGGGACCCCCAAGGCGGTGCGCCACACCCATGGCCTCTGGCTGGCCGACGCCCAGCTGCTCGGCGACCGGTTCGGGCTGGCCGACGGCGCCAGGGTGGCGTTGTGTATGCCGATCAGCTTCGCCGGCGGGCTCAACGTCCTGATCGGGTCGCTGCTGGGCGGCGCGGAGGTCATCGGCATCGATCCGCGGGAGCACACCGGCCCGGAGGCGCTGCGCCGCATCAGCAGCTCCGGCGCCGAGATCATCACCTGCACACCGGCATTCATCGACGTGCTGCACACCGCCGCGCGCGGCACCACCTTGCCCCGGGTGCGCCGCATCGTGGTGACCGGGGAAGCCGCGCACGTCAGGCACATCAAGCTGGCTCGGGAGCTGGCACCGCAGGCGGTCTTCACCAACTGGGCGGGCTCCACCGAGACCCTGGCCATCGCCAGCCACGACATCGCACCCACCGCGCCGCTGCCGGCCGGCGTCGTTCCCGTCGGTGTCCCGGCGCCACACAAGTCGATCGCCGTCGACGAGGACGGGGCGGTGACCATCACCTCCCGCCACCTCGGCGGCGGGTACCTGGACCCGCGCGCCGCGACGGCGGCGTTCGTGAGGAACCCCGACGCCACCACCACCTACGCCGGCGGCGACGTCGGACGGTGGGATGCCGACGGCAACCTGGTGCTGTCCGGGCGGGCGGACAGCACCGTCAAGATCCGCGGGTACCTGGTGGAGCCGGCCGAGATCGAGACCACGCTGCTGTCCTACCCCGACGTCCGGGAGGCTGTCGTGAAGCCTGATCCCGAACAGGCCGGCCTCATCGCGTATCTGGCGCCGAGTACCACCACCCGGACCCCGTCGGTGGCCGAACTGCGCACCCGGTTGCACCGCGACCTGCCGCCCTGGATGGTGCCGGCGCACCTCGTCGTGCTGCCCGCCCTGCCCCGCGGCGACCGCGGCAAGATCGACCGTGCCGCCTTGCCGCAGCCGACCCGACCGGCCTACGCCGCGCCGCGCACCCACCACGAGTCGCTGGTGAGCCGGGTGTGGGCCGAGGTGCTGCACGTCGACCGGGTGGGCCGCACCGACAGTTTCTACGCCCTGGGCGGCGACTCCATGTCCGTGGTCCAGATGATCGTGGCGCTGCGCGAGGCGCACGCCATCGTGGTGGCGCCCACCGATCTGGCGGCCGCGCCCACCGTCGCCGAATTCGCGGCCAGAATCACCGCCACCGGGCGCCCGGTGTCCGGGCTGCAGCCCACCACGGTCGCGCTGCGCCCGCTGTCGGCGGACACCTCCCCCGCGCCGCTGTTCTGCTTCACCGGCGCCGGCGCCTCGGCACTGTGCTTCGCACCGCTGGCGCAGCGGGTCGGACCCGGGCAGGCCGTCTACGCCTTCGAACCGAAAGGCTTGCAACGTCACGAGATCCCCGACCTGTCGGTGCGGCGCGCAGCCCGGCGGCATCTACGCGATGTACGCCGGGTCCAACCCGACGGGCCGTACACGCTGATCGGACACTCGCTGGGCGCGCACATCGCCCTGGAGGTCGCCCACCTGCTGGAGGCAGAAGGCGCCGATGTGGAACTGGTGGTCATGCTGGACCCGTGGCTGTCGCCGAAGGTGGCCAAGGATGCCCGCGCGGAGCTCCCGGACGCCACGGTCACACTCGGAAACGCTGATGCTGCAGGAGGTTTCGCGTTGTGGTGGGATCGGCAGAAGCGGGTGCCACTGGCCGGCCTGCTGGTCGGTCGGTACGCCCGCCGCACCCTGGCCGTCGAGGAGGTCGGGATGATGACCGGGTACGCCCACCGGCCCACGCCGTGGCACGGCCGGGCGCATCTGCTGCTGAGCCACCTCAACCGCGACGACCACCGGCTGTGGCGCCGGATCCTGCCCGGCGACCTGAGCCTGGACGTGGTGGACTGCGACCACCATTCGATCGTGCGCGAACCCCACGTCGGGGCCGTCGCCGACGTCGTGGCGGCCGCCCGCGAGCGGCCGTCGGCTCAGCCGATGTGCAGCGGATCCACCTGGACCCGCACCGGCTCCTGA
- a CDS encoding DUF2207 domain-containing protein, protein MGWFWRVLRWSILLGLIAFAVLWPLGFAPFSGGGGDVVEDLVTITDYQVDYVVDRDGNLEAVETITADFPSDRHGLFRYWDVANQNSPHVRQPPDVTSITLDGQPAEYQMLWETGKRFRVAKIGDPDRYLTLGPHIVEIRYRIAGVLDPGGTGAGARFASTDGDPDAAASVFYWNVIPPGWNNRIERARITVSLPGPVPGAQCAVGMGAGTDCAGLDIRGNTVTIEATDLAPRTPVTVRAGVDIPTPPRAEVPWPFPWDRVLGQSETTLVWVGALTVAAAVAAVAVFRTTVEKEPGFPLQYAPPEGVGPVQFEYIRTEAVPKNGLSATLFHLAERGLVELHQVGERKWEVHGRGEAGAWGSVDPVSVAVGSALKVMRPGREFRADGTETAGKKLSTAKKDMTEAVQTWARDSGLLVARRGELWVRAANAVALVLTICAALRLGFPGTVWVIPFAVFFVLTARSWRAGVGTRRTPAGRELWSRAGGFHRMLATDSAQARFDFGARADLYSAYVPYAVAAGVAALWAQKYQAVMGVPAPLPQWYPVSDGHQSVMSSSGAGFDSFESALSSSISAYTASQSSSSSGGSSSGGGGGGGGGGGGGGGSW, encoded by the coding sequence ATGGGGTGGTTCTGGCGGGTACTACGATGGTCGATCCTGTTGGGGCTCATCGCATTCGCCGTTTTGTGGCCACTGGGTTTCGCGCCGTTCTCCGGCGGCGGCGGCGACGTGGTCGAGGACCTGGTGACGATCACCGACTACCAGGTGGACTACGTCGTCGACCGCGACGGCAACCTGGAGGCCGTCGAGACGATCACCGCGGACTTCCCCAGCGACCGGCACGGCCTGTTCCGGTACTGGGACGTCGCCAACCAGAACAGTCCCCATGTGCGGCAGCCGCCGGACGTCACGTCGATCACCCTCGATGGTCAACCCGCCGAGTATCAGATGCTTTGGGAGACGGGAAAACGGTTCCGGGTGGCCAAGATCGGCGATCCCGACCGGTACCTGACCCTCGGCCCGCACATCGTCGAGATCCGCTACCGCATCGCCGGCGTGCTGGACCCCGGTGGCACCGGAGCCGGAGCGCGATTCGCCAGCACCGACGGAGACCCCGACGCCGCGGCCTCGGTGTTCTACTGGAACGTCATCCCACCGGGCTGGAACAACCGGATCGAGCGGGCCCGCATCACCGTCAGCCTGCCCGGCCCCGTGCCCGGCGCCCAGTGCGCCGTCGGGATGGGGGCGGGCACCGACTGCGCCGGGCTCGACATCCGCGGGAACACCGTGACGATCGAGGCGACCGACCTGGCGCCGCGCACCCCGGTCACGGTGCGCGCCGGCGTCGACATCCCCACTCCGCCGCGCGCCGAGGTGCCGTGGCCGTTCCCGTGGGACCGGGTGCTCGGGCAGTCCGAGACCACGCTGGTGTGGGTGGGCGCCCTGACCGTGGCCGCAGCCGTGGCGGCCGTCGCCGTGTTCCGGACGACCGTTGAGAAAGAGCCGGGCTTCCCGCTGCAGTACGCCCCACCGGAGGGGGTGGGGCCGGTGCAGTTCGAGTACATCCGCACCGAGGCGGTGCCCAAGAACGGCCTGTCCGCCACGCTGTTCCACCTCGCCGAGCGCGGCCTGGTCGAACTGCACCAGGTGGGGGAGAGGAAGTGGGAGGTGCACGGCCGCGGTGAGGCGGGTGCCTGGGGGTCGGTGGACCCGGTGAGCGTCGCGGTGGGCTCGGCGCTGAAGGTGATGCGCCCGGGCCGGGAGTTCCGCGCGGACGGCACCGAGACCGCGGGCAAGAAGCTGTCCACCGCCAAGAAGGACATGACCGAGGCGGTGCAGACGTGGGCACGGGACTCCGGCCTGCTGGTCGCCCGGCGCGGTGAGCTATGGGTGCGGGCGGCCAACGCCGTGGCACTGGTGCTGACGATCTGTGCGGCGTTGCGCCTGGGCTTCCCCGGCACCGTCTGGGTGATCCCGTTCGCGGTGTTCTTCGTGCTCACCGCACGCTCCTGGCGCGCCGGGGTGGGCACCCGACGCACGCCGGCAGGCCGCGAACTGTGGTCGCGGGCAGGAGGTTTCCACCGCATGCTGGCCACCGACTCCGCCCAGGCGCGCTTCGACTTCGGTGCCAGGGCCGACCTCTACAGCGCCTACGTGCCCTACGCGGTGGCCGCGGGGGTGGCGGCGCTGTGGGCGCAGAAGTACCAGGCCGTGATGGGCGTGCCCGCGCCACTGCCACAGTGGTACCCCGTCAGCGATGGACACCAGAGCGTGATGAGCAGCTCCGGAGCAGGTTTCGACAGTTTCGAATCCGCCTTGTCGTCGTCGATCAGCGCCTACACCGCGTCGCAGTCCTCCAGCAGCAGCGGGGGCAGCAGCAGCGGCGGCGGTGGGGGCGGTGGTGGTGGTGGTGGAGGAGGAGGGGGTTCATGGTGA
- a CDS encoding LemA family protein: protein MVTWVLVVVLAIAVAVLVVFVAGYNKLRAADVRADEALGGIDVELTRRASLIPALVHTVTTFAAHEQAVLDRVSAARAALDSATGGTSVAARSAAEAQLDTAVGQVLALGQSYPQLSSSANFLDLQRTLTDTENTLAFARQYYNDAAATVNRLIGTIPWMYVASRAGVSQREYYQTPR, encoded by the coding sequence ATGGTGACCTGGGTGCTGGTCGTGGTGCTGGCCATCGCGGTGGCGGTGCTGGTGGTGTTCGTCGCGGGCTACAACAAGCTGCGGGCCGCCGACGTCCGCGCCGACGAGGCGCTCGGCGGCATCGACGTCGAGCTGACCCGACGGGCCTCGCTGATTCCGGCTCTGGTGCACACCGTCACCACTTTCGCCGCCCATGAACAGGCGGTGCTGGACCGCGTCAGCGCCGCCCGGGCTGCGCTGGATTCCGCCACCGGCGGGACGTCGGTGGCGGCCCGCAGCGCCGCCGAGGCGCAACTGGACACCGCTGTGGGCCAGGTGCTGGCGCTGGGGCAGAGCTACCCGCAGCTGTCGTCGTCGGCCAATTTTCTGGATCTGCAACGCACCCTCACCGACACCGAGAACACCCTGGCCTTCGCCCGCCAGTACTACAACGACGCCGCGGCCACGGTGAACAGGCTGATCGGCACCATCCCCTGGATGTACGTCGCCAGCCGGGCCGGGGTGTCGCAGCGGGAGTACTACCAGACTCCGCGCTGA
- a CDS encoding methionyl-tRNA formyltransferase, with amino-acid sequence MRLVFAGTPEPALPALQRLIDSPRHEVAAVLTRPDAVSGRRGTPTPSPVAQLAADHGITVLKPTRPNSPEFVAELAGYEPDCCPVVAYGALLGAGLLAVPARGWVNLHFSLLPAWRGAAPVQAAIAAGDEVTGATTFQIEPDLDSGPVYGVVTETIKDTDTAGDLLARLAESGAVLLASTLDGIAEDALVPVPQPAEGISVAPKITVEAARVRWELPAHVVDRQIRAVTPNPGAWTMLGDMRIGIGPVTPVVDDLGLAPGQLAVQKRRVLLGTGSAPVELGTVRAPGKKPMNAADWARGARLDEQVRAS; translated from the coding sequence ATGCGTCTCGTCTTCGCCGGTACCCCGGAACCCGCGCTCCCGGCGTTGCAACGGCTGATCGACTCACCGCGGCACGAGGTGGCCGCGGTGCTGACCCGTCCCGACGCGGTGTCCGGACGCCGCGGCACACCCACCCCGTCCCCGGTGGCGCAGCTGGCCGCCGACCACGGCATCACGGTGCTCAAGCCCACCCGCCCCAACTCGCCCGAGTTCGTCGCCGAACTGGCCGGCTATGAGCCGGACTGCTGCCCCGTGGTGGCTTACGGCGCCCTGCTGGGGGCCGGGCTGCTCGCGGTGCCGGCCCGGGGCTGGGTCAACCTGCATTTCTCGCTGCTGCCCGCCTGGCGCGGTGCCGCGCCGGTGCAGGCCGCCATCGCCGCCGGTGACGAGGTGACCGGTGCCACCACCTTCCAGATCGAACCCGACCTGGACTCCGGACCCGTCTACGGCGTGGTCACCGAGACCATCAAGGACACCGACACCGCCGGTGACCTCCTGGCCCGACTCGCCGAATCCGGCGCGGTGTTGCTGGCGTCCACCCTGGACGGCATCGCCGAGGACGCGCTGGTGCCGGTGCCGCAGCCGGCCGAGGGCATCAGCGTGGCGCCCAAGATCACCGTCGAGGCCGCCCGGGTGCGCTGGGAGCTGCCCGCACATGTGGTGGATCGCCAGATCCGCGCGGTGACGCCCAACCCCGGCGCGTGGACCATGCTGGGCGACATGCGGATCGGCATCGGACCGGTCACCCCGGTGGTCGACGATCTGGGTCTGGCGCCCGGGCAGCTGGCCGTGCAGAAGCGCCGGGTGCTGCTGGGCACCGGGTCCGCGCCGGTGGAACTCGGCACCGTGCGGGCGCCGGGGAAGAAGCCGATGAACGCCGCCGACTGGGCCCGCGGGGCGCGGCTCGACGAGCAGGTGCGCGCGTCATGA
- a CDS encoding RsmB/NOP family class I SAM-dependent RNA methyltransferase: MSNHDRSNRDRPNQQRRQPPRRPQSRPARTPLDPARRAAFDVLRAVSERDAYANLALPALLRDRGITGRDAAFATELTYGACRSRGLLDDVISAAAGRPVSDIDPVLLDLLRLGAYQLLRTRVEPHAALSTTVDQAGIEFDSARAGFVNGVLRTISRRDEASWVAELAPPQSTDPVGHLAFTHAHPRWIAQAFTDALGARAGELDALLRSDDERPTVHLAARPGLLTADELAAAVDGEVGRYSPYAVYLPGGDPGALEPVRRGQALVQDEGSQLVARALTLAPLEGPDTGRWLDLCAGPGGKTAMLGALAGQNATVTAVEPAPRRAELVEQNAAGLPVTVLRVDGRESGLEPGFDRVLVDAPCTGLGALRRRPEARWRRTQSDVPELVKLQRQLLAAAIALTRPGGVVLYATCSPHLAETAGVVADALRRQPVTALDTRPLFAPADDLGDGPYVQLWPHRHGTDAMFAAALRKDV, encoded by the coding sequence ATGAGCAACCATGACCGCTCGAATCGGGACCGTCCGAACCAGCAGCGCCGCCAACCTCCGCGGCGGCCGCAGAGCCGCCCGGCGCGCACTCCGCTGGACCCCGCGCGCCGCGCCGCCTTCGACGTGCTGCGTGCGGTCTCCGAGCGCGACGCCTACGCCAACCTGGCCCTGCCCGCGCTGCTGCGCGACCGCGGAATCACCGGCCGCGACGCCGCTTTCGCCACCGAACTGACCTACGGCGCCTGCCGCAGCCGCGGCCTGCTGGACGACGTGATCAGCGCCGCGGCCGGGCGGCCGGTGAGCGACATCGACCCGGTGCTGCTGGACCTCCTGCGCCTCGGCGCCTATCAGCTGCTGCGCACCCGGGTGGAACCGCACGCCGCGCTGTCCACCACCGTCGACCAGGCGGGTATCGAATTCGACAGTGCGCGTGCCGGTTTCGTCAACGGAGTGTTGCGCACCATCTCCCGTCGCGACGAGGCGAGTTGGGTGGCGGAGCTGGCGCCGCCGCAAAGCACCGACCCGGTGGGGCATCTGGCGTTCACCCATGCCCACCCGCGCTGGATCGCCCAGGCGTTCACCGATGCCCTCGGCGCCCGCGCCGGCGAGCTCGATGCCCTGCTGCGCAGCGACGACGAACGCCCCACGGTGCACCTGGCGGCGCGCCCGGGGCTCCTGACGGCCGACGAGCTGGCCGCCGCCGTCGACGGCGAGGTGGGGCGGTACTCGCCGTATGCCGTCTACCTGCCCGGCGGTGACCCCGGCGCGCTGGAGCCGGTGCGCCGCGGCCAGGCCCTGGTCCAGGACGAAGGCAGCCAGTTGGTCGCCCGCGCCCTCACCCTGGCCCCGCTGGAGGGCCCCGACACCGGCCGGTGGCTGGACCTGTGCGCGGGCCCCGGTGGCAAGACCGCGATGCTGGGCGCCCTGGCGGGGCAGAACGCGACGGTGACGGCCGTGGAACCGGCACCGCGGCGTGCAGAGCTGGTGGAGCAGAACGCCGCCGGGTTGCCGGTGACGGTGCTGCGGGTCGACGGCCGCGAATCCGGCCTGGAGCCCGGCTTCGACCGGGTGCTGGTCGACGCCCCCTGTACCGGGCTCGGCGCGTTGCGCCGCCGCCCCGAAGCACGCTGGCGGCGCACCCAGTCCGACGTGCCCGAGCTGGTCAAACTCCAGCGTCAGCTGCTGGCCGCGGCGATCGCGCTGACCCGGCCGGGTGGAGTGGTGCTGTACGCGACGTGCTCGCCGCACCTGGCCGAGACCGCGGGTGTGGTGGCTGATGCGCTGCGCAGGCAGCCGGTGACCGCGCTGGACACCCGGCCGCTGTTCGCCCCCGCCGACGACCTGGGCGACGGGCCGTACGTGCAGTTGTGGCCGCACCGACACGGGACCGACGCCATGTTCGCCGCCGCCCTGCGCAAAGATGTCTGA
- the rpe gene encoding ribulose-phosphate 3-epimerase — protein MTSLPNLRNPLIAPSILAADFARLADEMAAIEGADWVHVDVMDAHFVPNLTLGLPVVQSLLAATDIPMDCHLMIEDPARWAPPYAEAGAYNVTFHAEATDDPISVARDIRAAGARAGLSIKPGTPIEPYLEILRDFDTLLVMSVEPGFGGQSFIPEVLAKVGTARRLVDSGELTVVVEIDGGISADTIEMAAEAGVDCFVAGSAVYGADDPAAAVAALRRAAAAASPHLG, from the coding sequence GTGACCAGCTTGCCGAATCTCCGGAATCCCCTGATTGCACCGTCGATCCTGGCCGCCGATTTCGCCCGGCTGGCCGACGAGATGGCGGCCATCGAGGGCGCGGACTGGGTGCACGTGGACGTGATGGACGCGCACTTCGTGCCCAACCTCACCCTGGGGTTGCCCGTGGTGCAGAGCCTGCTGGCCGCCACCGACATCCCGATGGACTGCCATCTGATGATCGAGGACCCCGCCCGGTGGGCGCCGCCGTACGCCGAGGCCGGCGCCTACAACGTGACATTCCATGCCGAGGCCACCGATGATCCCATCTCGGTGGCCCGTGACATCCGCGCGGCCGGCGCCAGGGCGGGCCTGTCGATCAAGCCGGGCACGCCGATCGAGCCCTACCTGGAGATCCTGCGGGACTTCGACACCCTGCTGGTGATGTCGGTGGAGCCCGGCTTCGGCGGGCAGAGCTTCATCCCCGAGGTGCTGGCCAAGGTGGGCACCGCCCGCAGGCTGGTGGACTCCGGGGAGCTGACCGTCGTCGTCGAGATCGACGGCGGCATCAGTGCCGACACCATCGAGATGGCGGCCGAAGCCGGCGTGGACTGCTTCGTCGCGGGTTCTGCCGTCTACGGCGCCGACGACCCCGCCGCAGCGGTCGCAGCCCTGCGCCGCGCCGCTGCGGCCGCCTCGCCGCACCTCGGGTGA